A genomic stretch from Halobacillus ihumii includes:
- a CDS encoding recombinase family protein, translating into MENRKYGYIRVSSKDQSEERQVAAMKEQEINKRDIFIDKVSGKDFQREQYQLLKRILRPGDVLYIHSLDRFGRNKEEIVLEWNAITKELQADIVVLDMPLLDTTQYKDSMGTFIADLVLQILSWMAQEERDRIRKRQREGIDVAMQKGITFGRPKAKITDEFMEAYYEWKNGKITATRAMEQAEVKKTTFYKLVKQLEESQV; encoded by the coding sequence ATGGAGAATCGGAAGTATGGATACATACGAGTGAGCAGTAAAGATCAAAGTGAGGAACGTCAAGTCGCTGCAATGAAAGAGCAAGAGATCAATAAGCGTGATATATTTATTGATAAAGTAAGTGGTAAGGATTTTCAAAGGGAACAATACCAGCTCTTAAAACGAATCCTTCGCCCGGGGGATGTGCTGTACATTCATTCCCTTGATCGTTTCGGTCGGAATAAAGAGGAGATTGTGCTGGAGTGGAATGCCATTACAAAGGAGCTTCAGGCCGACATTGTAGTATTGGACATGCCATTACTTGATACCACCCAATATAAGGACAGCATGGGAACCTTTATAGCCGATCTCGTTTTGCAAATCCTTTCTTGGATGGCGCAGGAAGAACGGGACCGGATTCGAAAACGACAGCGTGAGGGAATTGACGTGGCCATGCAAAAAGGAATAACTTTTGGCCGTCCTAAAGCAAAGATTACGGATGAGTTCATGGAAGCTTATTATGAATGGAAGAATGGCAAGATTACAGCAACGCGGGCCATGGAGCAAGCAGAAGTTAAAAAGACCACTTTTTATAAATTGGTCAAACAACTTGAGGAAAGCCAGGTGTAA
- a CDS encoding Na+/H+ antiporter NhaC family protein, which yields MESRPVNIFIPIITALILTIGLSWWDGYKKTGSMLDAFIKADVSKSMFIAILISLLVTFGLLLIEKYPLKKLFSYFFEGGNKLMPAIFYLL from the coding sequence TTGGAATCCAGACCCGTTAATATCTTTATCCCAATCATTACAGCATTAATTCTGACCATCGGTTTATCTTGGTGGGATGGCTACAAGAAGACTGGAAGTATGTTGGATGCATTTATTAAAGCTGATGTGTCAAAATCCATGTTTATTGCGATCCTTATTTCATTGTTGGTTACATTTGGTTTACTTCTCATTGAAAAATATCCACTAAAGAAATTATTTAGTTACTTTTTTGAAGGTGGAAATAAGCTAATGCCAGCCATCTTCTATTTGCTTTAG
- the mntR gene encoding transcriptional regulator MntR: MPTPSMEDYIEQIYLLIKTKGYARVSNIAEILGVQPSSVTKMVQKLDQEGYLIYEKYRGITLTPFGKKMGKHLLYRHELLESLFRIIGVEEENIYEEVEGIEHHLSSKTLGRIIDLVQFFREDEQRIQDLQEIQRKNNSEQ; this comes from the coding sequence ATGCCTACGCCTAGCATGGAAGATTATATTGAACAAATCTATTTACTTATTAAAACGAAGGGATATGCTCGTGTTTCCAATATTGCAGAAATTCTGGGTGTTCAACCCTCCTCAGTAACAAAAATGGTTCAAAAATTAGATCAAGAAGGTTACCTAATTTATGAGAAATACCGTGGAATTACACTTACCCCATTTGGGAAGAAAATGGGAAAACATCTACTTTATAGACATGAATTATTGGAAAGCCTTTTTCGCATTATCGGTGTTGAAGAGGAAAATATTTATGAGGAAGTGGAAGGGATTGAACATCATCTTAGCTCGAAAACGTTAGGTCGTATTATCGACTTGGTCCAATTCTTTCGAGAGGATGAACAACGGATTCAGGATTTACAGGAAATTCAAAGAAAAAATAATAGTGAACAGTAA
- a CDS encoding capping complex subunit for YIEGIA gives MGRESTLKPNYEILAYITRVKERLLTSNCLCLLAESEESAKEMTVDIAKAMKADVVQLTNGDYMIIRV, from the coding sequence ATGGGGAGAGAATCTACCTTGAAGCCTAATTATGAAATTCTAGCTTATATAACAAGAGTAAAAGAAAGACTGTTAACAAGTAATTGCCTTTGTCTATTGGCAGAATCGGAGGAATCTGCCAAAGAGATGACAGTGGATATTGCCAAAGCAATGAAAGCTGATGTTGTCCAATTAACAAATGGAGATTATATGATAATACGAGTATAA
- the qoxB gene encoding cytochrome aa3 quinol oxidase subunit I — MNLSEIKDFLIGEFFVTGDPTIYAAQVMIALTTIGIIFTLTYLKKWKWLWREWLTTVDHKKIGIMYIIVAMLMLFRGGADALMIRTQLALPNMDFLEAQTYNEVFTTHGTIMLLFMAMPFLIGLINVAMPLQIGARDVAFPYLNALSFWLFFSGAMLFNLSFIIGGSPDAGWVNYPPLAGGNLSPGPEINYYLIGLQIAGIGTLTTGINFIATILKMRAPGMTLMRMPIFTWSSLITSIIILFAFPVLTIALALLTIDRLFGSHFFTVMGEGLPEMYVNLFWLWGHPEVYILILPAFGIFSEVISTFARKRLFGYKAMVYSMIIISLLSFVVWVHHFFTMGSEPAANSFFSISTMAIAIPTGVKIFNWLLTLYKGKIKFTTAHLWALGFMPNFVIGGATGVMLASAPADYQYHNSYFLISHFHYVLISGTVFSIFAGLHYWWPKMFGHKLNERLGKWAFWLFVVGFNVTFVPMYIVGLMGMTRRVYTYEEGLGWTTLNFIETLGAYAMGIAFAIIVYNIYYSARYGERDKTGDPWDGRTLEWSIPSPAPEYNFAHVPKVKGLDAFWIMKKENKTKKKEKEPYKPIHMPDDSGQPFMMSLFFFISGFGFVWEWMWMGILGLVGVGVIMILRTFDKDEGYHISSREIKRRERAAREDRIDE, encoded by the coding sequence ATGAACCTAAGCGAGATTAAGGATTTCCTTATAGGGGAGTTTTTTGTAACGGGAGACCCAACTATATACGCCGCACAGGTAATGATTGCCCTAACAACTATTGGGATTATCTTTACCCTTACCTACTTAAAGAAGTGGAAGTGGTTATGGCGGGAATGGTTAACCACAGTTGATCATAAAAAAATTGGAATTATGTACATTATTGTTGCTATGTTGATGCTGTTCCGCGGTGGTGCAGATGCGCTAATGATACGGACACAATTGGCTTTACCGAATATGGATTTTTTGGAAGCCCAGACATACAATGAAGTTTTCACTACTCACGGAACCATCATGTTATTATTTATGGCCATGCCATTTCTCATCGGCTTAATCAACGTGGCAATGCCTTTACAAATTGGTGCACGGGATGTTGCGTTTCCTTATTTAAATGCACTTAGTTTTTGGCTATTCTTCTCTGGAGCTATGTTATTCAATTTGTCATTCATAATCGGAGGCTCTCCCGATGCAGGATGGGTGAACTATCCACCGCTTGCAGGCGGGAATTTAAGCCCCGGACCAGAAATCAATTATTATTTAATTGGCTTGCAGATTGCTGGTATTGGAACATTGACAACCGGTATCAACTTTATCGCGACCATCTTAAAAATGAGGGCACCTGGGATGACTCTTATGCGTATGCCAATTTTCACATGGTCATCGCTGATTACATCTATCATTATCCTTTTTGCCTTTCCAGTACTGACCATTGCTCTAGCGCTATTGACGATTGACCGTCTATTCGGATCACACTTTTTTACTGTGATGGGTGAAGGTTTACCAGAAATGTATGTGAATTTGTTCTGGTTATGGGGACATCCGGAGGTCTACATTTTAATTTTGCCAGCTTTCGGTATTTTCTCAGAGGTAATCAGTACATTTGCCCGTAAAAGATTATTTGGTTACAAAGCCATGGTGTACTCAATGATTATCATTTCCCTATTGAGCTTTGTTGTATGGGTTCATCACTTTTTTACAATGGGAAGCGAACCTGCAGCAAACTCTTTCTTTTCCATTTCAACGATGGCCATTGCGATACCAACAGGGGTGAAAATTTTCAATTGGCTGCTTACCCTGTATAAAGGCAAAATTAAATTCACAACAGCCCATTTGTGGGCACTTGGATTCATGCCTAATTTTGTGATCGGTGGTGCTACAGGAGTCATGCTAGCAAGCGCCCCGGCCGATTATCAGTATCACAACAGTTATTTTCTCATTTCGCACTTCCATTATGTCTTAATTTCCGGTACAGTCTTCTCCATTTTTGCGGGACTTCATTATTGGTGGCCGAAGATGTTTGGTCATAAATTGAACGAACGACTAGGTAAATGGGCATTTTGGCTGTTTGTTGTCGGATTTAATGTAACGTTTGTTCCGATGTATATAGTTGGTCTAATGGGTATGACACGACGTGTTTATACCTACGAAGAAGGATTAGGCTGGACAACATTGAACTTTATTGAAACTTTAGGTGCTTACGCGATGGGAATTGCGTTTGCCATAATCGTTTACAACATTTACTACAGTGCTCGCTACGGAGAACGAGATAAAACTGGCGATCCATGGGACGGTCGCACACTTGAATGGTCCATCCCTTCTCCTGCTCCGGAGTACAATTTTGCTCACGTCCCTAAAGTGAAAGGGTTAGATGCCTTTTGGATAATGAAGAAAGAAAATAAGACTAAGAAAAAAGAAAAAGAACCTTACAAACCGATTCATATGCCAGACGATTCTGGGCAACCATTCATGATGTCCCTCTTTTTCTTCATATCCGGATTCGGGTTTGTATGGGAGTGGATGTGGATGGGAATCTTGGGCCTCGTAGGGGTCGGTGTGATTATGATTCTTAGAACTTTTGATAAAGATGAGGGTTATCATATCAGTTCAAGAGAAATTAAACGTCGTGAACGTGCAGCGAGGGAGGATCGAATCGATGAGTAA
- a CDS encoding YIEGIA family protein, whose amino-acid sequence MVKVEQQQILPEEISVIVIAVLLGTLARALVLKEDYRQYPSYPNGLLINIITGFVAAALGAVAIPALMSKNYIAVTFLTLALQQFRDVRKMEKESLSDLEYTEYTYRGNAYIDGIAKTFESRNYIAFITAFFTSLTITILPFNLWVNVMAGIITGLTVFYFLKRFTKGKSIGDIAQVKPGKIEVKNSSLFVDGIFVSNLLGTDNAEKLFKEEGLAVVIYPKEDHFRINLDNFGQRQAALFEATRALGNKRYHFSRKDYEKGRVVITLVPIKQDIDALIEVVKKCPLLESAKKSHNVMKTNLKGEE is encoded by the coding sequence GTGGTTAAAGTAGAGCAACAACAAATCTTACCAGAAGAGATAAGTGTCATTGTTATAGCAGTGCTTTTAGGGACCTTGGCAAGAGCACTGGTTTTAAAAGAGGATTATCGCCAGTATCCAAGTTACCCTAATGGCCTTTTAATTAACATTATTACAGGTTTTGTTGCTGCAGCATTAGGTGCTGTGGCTATACCAGCATTAATGAGTAAGAACTATATTGCGGTTACGTTTCTTACATTGGCACTACAACAATTTAGAGATGTACGAAAAATGGAAAAAGAAAGCTTAAGCGATCTAGAGTATACAGAGTACACCTACAGAGGAAATGCATATATAGACGGCATTGCTAAAACATTTGAATCCCGAAACTATATTGCCTTCATTACAGCTTTCTTTACTTCACTAACGATTACTATTTTACCATTTAATTTATGGGTGAATGTTATGGCAGGAATTATAACCGGATTAACTGTATTTTATTTTCTTAAACGCTTCACTAAAGGGAAAAGCATTGGGGATATCGCACAAGTTAAGCCTGGAAAGATTGAGGTCAAGAACTCAAGCCTATTTGTTGACGGGATTTTTGTTAGTAACCTTTTAGGTACTGATAATGCAGAAAAGCTATTTAAGGAGGAAGGATTAGCTGTTGTCATCTATCCAAAAGAAGATCATTTTCGAATCAATCTTGATAACTTTGGTCAGAGACAAGCAGCTCTTTTTGAAGCAACAAGAGCGCTAGGTAATAAACGTTATCATTTTTCAAGGAAAGATTATGAAAAAGGAAGAGTTGTTATAACCCTTGTGCCAATTAAGCAAGACATTGATGCTTTAATAGAAGTCGTAAAAAAATGTCCATTGCTAGAGAGTGCCAAAAAATCTCATAATGTGATGAAAACGAACTTAAAAGGGGAAGAGTAA
- the qoxD gene encoding cytochrome aa3 quinol oxidase subunit IV: protein MRENIKFEEHHGFPWKQVIGFVLSIILTVAALWVVFSLSLTAKATIIVILALASAQLLVQLIMFMHLSEHEKAFQISALVYGGTVALIVVGGSVWLMNGM from the coding sequence ATGAGAGAGAATATAAAATTTGAAGAGCATCATGGATTTCCCTGGAAACAAGTTATTGGTTTTGTTCTATCCATCATTTTGACGGTGGCCGCACTCTGGGTTGTTTTTTCGCTTTCCTTAACTGCGAAAGCTACGATTATAGTGATTCTAGCTTTGGCCTCAGCCCAACTGCTCGTTCAATTAATCATGTTCATGCACTTAAGTGAACACGAAAAAGCTTTCCAAATTTCAGCCTTGGTATACGGGGGTACAGTCGCATTAATTGTTGTTGGTGGATCCGTTTGGCTCATGAATGGGATGTAA
- a CDS encoding response regulator: MATSILLIDDRKLFREGVKHILGCESSFEIVAEGDNGSEALSLIEKNNPEIVLMDINMGLEVIAKITNRYPNVKVIILSFHSEDHFVTHALKIGARGYLLKEMDSDSLIEAIKVVDDGGSYLHPKVTHSIIAEYRRLSAKSFQPVEYRKPLHLLTSRECEVLQLLLNGYTNRGMAESVNISEKTVKNHVSHILQKMKVNDRTQAVVTAIKNGWVKIV, translated from the coding sequence ATGGCGACCAGTATATTATTAATAGATGATCGCAAGTTGTTTCGTGAAGGAGTAAAGCATATTTTGGGTTGTGAGTCCAGCTTTGAAATCGTTGCAGAAGGAGATAACGGATCTGAGGCGCTTAGCCTAATTGAAAAAAATAACCCTGAAATTGTATTGATGGATATTAATATGGGTTTAGAAGTGATTGCTAAGATTACGAATCGCTATCCAAACGTGAAAGTTATCATTCTTTCCTTCCATAGTGAGGATCACTTCGTAACCCATGCTCTGAAAATAGGGGCCAGAGGGTACTTGTTAAAAGAAATGGATTCTGATTCTTTAATAGAAGCGATTAAAGTAGTCGATGATGGCGGATCCTATTTACATCCAAAGGTGACCCACAGTATAATTGCTGAATATCGCCGGCTATCGGCGAAATCATTCCAACCGGTAGAGTATCGTAAGCCCCTTCATCTGCTTACCAGCCGTGAGTGTGAAGTACTGCAGCTTCTACTGAACGGTTATACTAACCGTGGAATGGCTGAATCGGTTAATATCAGTGAAAAAACGGTTAAAAACCACGTAAGCCATATCTTGCAAAAAATGAAAGTCAATGACCGTACACAGGCCGTCGTCACAGCCATTAAAAACGGCTGGGTTAAAATTGTCTGA
- a CDS encoding class F sortase encodes MKWRTYFTIVGLAALLLAGYNSNVWANFTSRYDPAQQADKNVPSGNEDSDLSLKSEEFTVINESGDIKDVDFETETPDQNNGIVPTNLKVPSIDINAPVTKVGVLDNGQMGVPKDDTTVGWFEPGTKPGNTGNSVVAGHVDNQSGPAVFYYLKDLQKGDEIIVTNDEGKELTYVVQKLESYPADEAPIKEIFGKTDKKRLNLITCTGVFNYEKRTYLDRLVVYSELKSSLDEEKGKEKTQKDTNYDIKAPTNVEVNGTFVTWHAVRVDGVAGYRVYRSENGEDFEKVASISEHERKTYTDPKASKYTYYVTTVYLDGTESAPSNLAKAE; translated from the coding sequence ATGAAGTGGAGAACATATTTTACAATTGTAGGCTTGGCAGCCCTCTTGCTTGCGGGGTACAACTCAAATGTGTGGGCAAATTTCACCTCTCGCTATGATCCAGCTCAGCAGGCAGACAAGAACGTTCCTTCAGGAAATGAGGATTCTGATCTCTCATTAAAATCAGAAGAATTTACTGTCATTAATGAATCAGGGGATATTAAAGATGTTGATTTCGAAACGGAAACACCAGACCAAAACAACGGTATTGTCCCTACCAATTTGAAGGTCCCAAGTATCGATATCAACGCACCTGTTACTAAAGTAGGCGTGCTCGATAACGGACAAATGGGTGTGCCGAAAGATGATACAACCGTGGGCTGGTTTGAGCCAGGAACGAAACCAGGAAATACAGGAAATTCAGTTGTCGCCGGACACGTTGATAACCAATCAGGTCCAGCTGTATTCTACTACTTGAAAGATTTGCAAAAAGGCGACGAAATCATCGTCACAAACGACGAAGGCAAAGAGCTGACCTACGTGGTCCAGAAGCTGGAAAGCTATCCAGCGGACGAAGCACCTATTAAAGAGATCTTCGGAAAAACAGACAAGAAAAGGCTTAATTTGATCACCTGCACAGGTGTCTTTAACTATGAAAAAAGAACGTATCTGGATCGACTCGTCGTTTATTCTGAGCTAAAATCATCACTTGACGAAGAGAAAGGTAAAGAAAAAACGCAAAAAGATACAAATTATGACATAAAGGCACCAACCAATGTCGAAGTAAACGGAACCTTCGTCACATGGCATGCCGTACGTGTAGATGGTGTAGCAGGTTACCGCGTATACCGCAGTGAAAACGGAGAAGACTTTGAAAAAGTCGCAAGCATCTCCGAACATGAACGCAAAACGTATACCGATCCTAAAGCATCGAAATACACTTATTATGTAACAACGGTATATTTGGATGGAACTGAATCTGCCCCATCCAATCTCGCCAAAGCCGAATAA
- a CDS encoding NAD-dependent succinate-semialdehyde dehydrogenase, translated as MVQLHYLNYINGEWVGDGFNKVKVVNPATGENIGSVPNADEEHAKQAIEAASQALPEWSKKSAADRGDVLRKYFDLIMEHEDEIAEIMTKENGKPLKESKGEVQYAASFIEWYAEEGKRIYGRIVPGKRENHRIKVTKQPVGVVAAITPWNFPAAMITRKLGPALAAGCTFIVKPPEETPLTCMKLAELAEEACIPKGVFNVVNGNPEKFSETVMSDMRVRKLTFTGSTPVGKLLIKQSAEQVMKLSLELGGHAPVIVCNDADLDQTVEMLMAAKFRNSGQTCIAANRVYAQSSIYDELVRRMTAEVEKLNVGNGFEDDIDVGPLINKEGFEKAGRHVKDAQEKGARVTTGGEGQADTDKGTYFYRPTILADANHDMVIMNEETFGPILPIAKYDQDDEAVKAANDTPFGLAAYFFTQNVSRGTRISEGLEYGIIGWNDGIPSAAQAPFGGMKQSGLGREGGQEGIEEYLEVKYISLSI; from the coding sequence ATGGTACAACTCCACTATTTAAACTATATTAATGGTGAATGGGTTGGCGACGGTTTTAATAAGGTTAAAGTGGTTAATCCGGCAACTGGAGAAAACATCGGTTCGGTCCCTAATGCTGATGAAGAACATGCCAAACAAGCAATTGAAGCAGCGTCTCAAGCACTTCCTGAATGGTCTAAGAAGTCAGCAGCTGATCGGGGTGATGTGCTTAGAAAATATTTTGACCTCATTATGGAGCATGAGGATGAAATCGCTGAAATTATGACGAAGGAAAATGGCAAGCCGTTAAAAGAATCTAAAGGAGAAGTACAATATGCGGCTTCATTCATAGAATGGTACGCCGAGGAAGGTAAGCGCATCTACGGACGGATCGTTCCTGGAAAAAGGGAAAACCACCGTATTAAGGTGACTAAACAACCCGTCGGCGTTGTTGCGGCCATTACACCATGGAACTTTCCAGCAGCTATGATTACAAGAAAACTTGGCCCTGCTTTAGCCGCAGGTTGTACATTTATCGTAAAGCCACCTGAAGAAACACCTTTAACATGTATGAAACTAGCAGAACTAGCCGAAGAAGCATGCATTCCGAAAGGTGTTTTCAATGTCGTGAATGGTAATCCAGAAAAATTCTCAGAAACGGTTATGTCTGATATGCGCGTTCGTAAGTTAACATTCACCGGCTCAACGCCTGTCGGTAAGTTGTTAATAAAACAGAGCGCTGAACAAGTCATGAAACTTTCCCTTGAACTCGGCGGCCATGCACCGGTGATTGTATGTAATGATGCAGATCTCGATCAAACCGTCGAAATGTTAATGGCGGCTAAGTTTAGAAATAGTGGCCAAACCTGTATCGCGGCTAACCGCGTTTATGCTCAATCAAGTATTTACGACGAACTTGTTAGACGAATGACCGCCGAAGTTGAAAAGCTTAACGTTGGCAACGGATTTGAAGATGATATTGATGTCGGCCCTTTAATCAATAAAGAAGGTTTTGAAAAAGCAGGACGTCATGTAAAGGATGCCCAGGAAAAAGGAGCTAGGGTAACCACTGGTGGTGAAGGTCAAGCAGATACAGATAAAGGGACTTACTTTTACAGGCCAACCATACTAGCTGATGCCAATCATGACATGGTTATTATGAATGAAGAAACTTTTGGGCCGATTCTTCCCATTGCAAAATATGACCAAGATGATGAAGCAGTAAAAGCAGCCAACGATACCCCGTTTGGTCTTGCAGCTTATTTCTTTACCCAAAATGTATCAAGGGGCACCCGTATCTCAGAGGGACTTGAATACGGAATTATTGGATGGAATGATGGCATTCCATCGGCAGCCCAAGCACCATTTGGCGGTATGAAGCAAAGTGGTTTGGGTCGTGAAGGCGGGCAAGAAGGCATCGAAGAATACTTAGAGGTAAAATATATATCGCTTAGTATTTAA
- a CDS encoding ZIP family metal transporter yields MIDFFLDLNPIVQALIATCFTWGMTALGAALVFTTKTLNQKLLDGMLGFAGGVMIAASFWSLLSPALDMAEADGIPAWIPAAVGFLLGGIFLWGVDKILPHLHPTSSIEEAEGIHPNQKRRSTLLVLAITLHNIPEGLAVGVAFGAIAAGFPSASLAGAIALGIGIGIQNFPEGVAVSMPLRRDGMSRRKSFMYGQFSGMVEPVSAIIGVMAVTLIEPLLPYALSFAAGAMIFVVAEEVIPGSQEEGNKDLASMTLMIGFTVMMILDVALG; encoded by the coding sequence ATGATTGACTTTTTTTTAGATCTTAATCCAATCGTTCAGGCTCTAATCGCCACATGTTTTACATGGGGGATGACGGCCCTTGGAGCAGCCCTAGTATTTACGACTAAAACACTAAACCAAAAACTGTTAGATGGGATGCTGGGTTTCGCTGGAGGAGTTATGATCGCCGCAAGTTTTTGGTCCCTTCTTTCCCCAGCCCTTGATATGGCTGAGGCTGATGGAATACCCGCCTGGATTCCAGCAGCAGTAGGATTTTTATTAGGAGGTATATTCCTATGGGGAGTTGATAAAATTCTTCCGCATCTGCATCCTACGTCATCTATCGAAGAAGCAGAGGGGATTCACCCGAATCAAAAAAGGCGAAGTACTTTATTAGTGCTTGCGATTACGTTACACAACATACCCGAGGGGCTTGCCGTGGGTGTTGCATTTGGAGCTATCGCAGCTGGGTTCCCGTCAGCTTCCTTGGCAGGAGCTATTGCTTTAGGAATCGGAATCGGTATTCAAAACTTTCCTGAAGGAGTTGCGGTTTCGATGCCCCTTCGTAGGGATGGAATGTCACGCAGGAAGAGTTTTATGTACGGACAGTTTTCAGGGATGGTTGAGCCTGTTTCTGCCATTATAGGGGTGATGGCTGTTACATTAATCGAGCCTCTTTTACCCTATGCTCTAAGCTTTGCTGCTGGTGCAATGATATTTGTTGTTGCAGAAGAAGTCATTCCAGGTTCCCAGGAAGAGGGAAATAAAGATTTAGCATCGATGACCTTAATGATAGGTTTTACAGTAATGATGATTTTAGACGTCGCACTTGGATAA
- the spoIIP gene encoding stage II sporulation protein P: protein MHKKRIPKSMRLIIKYTLPMIIALYLIITLITSTGLKEYFVSPFIYSISKAAPKETALFIMAQEMTPLRVHYSDKVTKQFDWMEMVTDVDVGDIRSLLGREIPGLERYHTEIAIAGQGTDLSTLPIESPPPTEEQLQNQEVNQSQLELTEEEDPPPKKEIPKKSVYIYQSHSWEAFKPLIKSDLPQDASSTNEKVNVIAVGAKLKKELESRGIGVKHNKTNVTKGLKKKNWDYTQSYDFSRGLVQKALSQNESLSYLIDIHRDSQPRSVTTTTINGKDYARLFFVVGKASEKFGRNLEVAKEINAALEQKYPGISRGVFVKSKLEGNGVYNQDLTNRAMLLEFGGVENNLNELYNSIEAFAEVFSTYYREDAEKVNAN, encoded by the coding sequence ATGCATAAAAAACGTATCCCAAAATCTATGCGACTAATTATCAAATATACTTTGCCTATGATTATTGCTCTATATCTAATCATTACTCTAATCACAAGTACTGGATTAAAGGAATATTTCGTTTCTCCTTTTATTTATTCCATTTCAAAGGCAGCGCCTAAGGAGACGGCACTTTTTATCATGGCGCAGGAGATGACACCTTTAAGGGTGCATTATTCTGACAAAGTAACGAAACAGTTTGACTGGATGGAAATGGTTACAGACGTAGATGTTGGAGATATTCGTAGTTTGTTAGGAAGAGAGATTCCAGGACTTGAACGTTATCACACTGAAATTGCCATAGCAGGCCAAGGAACTGATTTAAGTACTCTTCCGATAGAGTCCCCTCCACCAACAGAAGAACAATTACAGAACCAAGAAGTCAACCAAAGCCAGCTAGAATTAACTGAAGAGGAAGACCCTCCGCCCAAAAAAGAAATACCCAAAAAGTCAGTTTATATCTATCAATCACACAGCTGGGAAGCTTTTAAACCCTTAATTAAAAGTGATCTCCCTCAAGATGCATCTAGCACGAATGAAAAAGTCAATGTCATAGCAGTCGGTGCTAAACTGAAGAAAGAATTAGAAAGTCGGGGAATAGGTGTTAAACATAATAAAACAAACGTAACGAAAGGATTAAAGAAGAAAAATTGGGATTATACTCAATCATATGACTTTTCAAGAGGACTTGTCCAAAAAGCTCTTTCACAGAATGAAAGCTTATCATATTTAATTGATATTCACCGAGATTCTCAACCCAGAAGTGTTACCACGACAACGATAAACGGAAAAGACTATGCACGACTCTTTTTCGTAGTCGGTAAAGCAAGTGAAAAGTTTGGACGAAATTTAGAAGTTGCTAAGGAGATTAATGCGGCACTTGAACAAAAGTATCCCGGGATTAGCCGAGGAGTCTTTGTCAAATCGAAATTAGAAGGAAACGGGGTCTACAACCAAGATCTAACGAACCGTGCTATGTTGTTAGAGTTTGGCGGCGTTGAGAATAACTTAAACGAACTTTATAATTCGATCGAGGCTTTTGCTGAGGTTTTTTCTACCTATTATCGGGAGGATGCAGAGAAGGTAAATGCGAATTAA
- the qoxC gene encoding cytochrome aa3 quinol oxidase subunit III, translating into MSKANESTIQKNIPLEYANEEGRVKIIGFWLFLAAEIVLFASLFAVYLVYLDRTADGPTAEEIFEIKGVVIQTFLLLISSFTSGLATHELRRRNTKGVVVWMIITLLLGVSFLGMEINEFITYVSEGVNISTSAFWSAFFVLVGTHGVHVTFGIIWISFILVQVAREGINTVTSRKLFIGGLYWHFLDVMWIFIFTAVYLIGMVL; encoded by the coding sequence ATGAGTAAAGCGAACGAATCTACCATACAAAAAAATATTCCCTTAGAATATGCCAATGAAGAAGGTAGAGTTAAGATCATCGGCTTCTGGTTATTCCTTGCAGCTGAGATTGTTTTATTTGCTTCTTTGTTTGCTGTGTACCTTGTCTATCTTGACCGCACGGCTGACGGTCCGACCGCAGAGGAAATATTCGAGATCAAGGGCGTTGTTATACAAACGTTTCTTCTGTTAATTAGTAGTTTTACATCCGGCCTTGCAACCCATGAATTGCGCCGACGAAACACGAAAGGCGTAGTCGTATGGATGATCATTACATTATTGTTGGGCGTTAGCTTCCTAGGAATGGAAATTAATGAATTTATCACTTATGTTTCAGAAGGGGTCAATATTTCTACAAGTGCGTTTTGGTCAGCGTTTTTTGTTCTTGTTGGCACGCACGGAGTTCATGTAACCTTTGGAATCATATGGATTTCGTTTATTCTTGTCCAAGTTGCTAGGGAAGGCATTAACACGGTCACATCAAGAAAGCTCTTCATTGGAGGCCTTTACTGGCATTTTCTTGACGTGATGTGGATTTTTATATTTACCGCAGTCTATTTAATAGGGATGGTGCTATAA